One part of the Arachidicoccus terrestris genome encodes these proteins:
- a CDS encoding helix-turn-helix domain-containing protein — protein MDLVRMTENECLRSGMEIVYRKEYAVPGSTASSITAFALDDDWNRQDSGMLRYNTAEDGGEPTLDLRFCLTGNRYCSDTECRVCSSKNAESCVNALDTLSLFNFQFTPNYLSQFAGTGKDKSKKEHVLSFTYSTSFVKLFPVCPKQRTTLSALLERNYTGTMENIFINSKIHEILLYSMDCLIEEKNREVFTCRFLADDAGLDKIQQAKDILLENLDSPITIKELSKRVAINECYLKKGFKEVFGTTIFDFYQQQRMDHAKYLLYQKGLSVTDVAAILGYSTISHFSAAFKKQTGIKPCELLLRP, from the coding sequence ATGGATTTAGTAAGAATGACAGAGAATGAATGTTTGAGGTCGGGAATGGAGATCGTTTACCGCAAGGAATATGCGGTACCGGGGTCTACCGCGTCAAGTATTACTGCGTTTGCGCTGGATGACGACTGGAACAGACAAGATAGTGGCATGCTCCGCTATAATACAGCAGAGGATGGCGGTGAGCCTACACTGGACCTGCGGTTTTGTCTTACAGGCAATCGTTACTGCAGTGATACAGAATGCAGGGTCTGCAGTTCCAAGAATGCGGAATCCTGTGTCAATGCCTTGGACACACTTAGTCTGTTTAATTTTCAGTTTACGCCTAATTATCTGAGCCAGTTTGCCGGCACAGGGAAAGATAAAAGTAAAAAAGAGCATGTCCTCTCTTTTACCTATTCTACATCTTTCGTTAAGCTTTTTCCAGTATGTCCAAAACAACGCACGACGCTTTCTGCACTACTGGAAAGAAATTACACCGGTACCATGGAGAACATCTTTATCAACTCCAAGATCCACGAAATCCTGCTGTACAGTATGGATTGCCTGATCGAGGAGAAGAACCGGGAAGTATTTACCTGCCGCTTCTTAGCCGATGACGCCGGTTTGGATAAAATCCAGCAGGCCAAAGATATCTTACTGGAAAACCTGGACTCTCCTATTACCATCAAAGAACTCAGTAAAAGAGTGGCTATAAATGAATGCTATCTGAAAAAAGGGTTTAAAGAAGTCTTTGGAACGACTATATTTGACTTTTATCAGCAACAAAGAATGGATCATGCCAAGTACCTGCTCTATCAAAAAGGATTGAGTGTAACTGATGTGGCAGCTATTTTGGGCTATTCTACGATTTCTCATTTCTCTGCAGCCTTTAAGAAGCAGACCGGGATCAAGCCATGTGAATTGTTGCTGAGGCCGTAA
- a CDS encoding bifunctional UDP-3-O-[3-hydroxymyristoyl] N-acetylglucosamine deacetylase/3-hydroxyacyl-ACP dehydratase, with product MTQKFNQNKQHTLGNPVSISGTGLHTGAIVDMKLCPASPGFGIQFQRIDLPGQPIIKADCDLVTDTSRGTTLQVGDAKVSTVEHILAALVGMSVDNVLIELNGPEIPIMDGSAQPFIEIIESAGIQEQEAAKIWYQIDENIFHYDEEKQVEMVAMPAANGFSVTALIDFNSPVLGTQYAQLKNIRNFKTEIAPCRTFSFLHELEMLLEHNLIKGGDINNAIIIVDKPITEGEMDHLAKVFKRDKVEVQSGGYLNNLELRFPNEPARHKLLDVVGDLALIGYPIKARILAHRPGHSSNVAFAKTIKAHIKRNKHIKDVPTYDYTQPPIYTLEHIEKTLPHRYPFLLVDKIIDLTDTSIVGVKNVTFNEQFFQGHFPGNPIMPGVLQIEALAQTGGILCINMMGEGEYDTYFLKIDNCKFKQMVRPGDTLLLKMELNSPIRRGLCDMHGTVYANGKVATEADMVAQVVRRKDK from the coding sequence ATGACGCAGAAGTTTAACCAGAATAAGCAACACACTTTAGGTAATCCAGTCAGTATCAGTGGTACAGGTTTGCATACCGGTGCCATAGTGGATATGAAACTCTGTCCGGCCAGTCCCGGTTTCGGGATCCAGTTTCAGCGTATCGATCTGCCGGGTCAGCCGATTATCAAGGCCGATTGTGACCTGGTAACCGACACCAGTCGCGGAACGACCCTGCAGGTAGGAGATGCCAAAGTGTCAACAGTAGAACATATTCTCGCAGCTCTGGTGGGCATGAGCGTTGATAATGTTTTAATTGAGTTGAATGGTCCGGAGATCCCGATTATGGATGGCAGTGCCCAGCCTTTTATTGAGATCATTGAATCTGCAGGTATCCAGGAGCAGGAAGCGGCCAAGATCTGGTATCAGATTGACGAGAATATTTTCCATTATGATGAAGAGAAGCAGGTAGAGATGGTCGCCATGCCGGCAGCCAATGGCTTTAGCGTTACGGCACTCATCGATTTTAATAGCCCCGTACTCGGGACACAGTATGCCCAGTTGAAAAACATCCGCAATTTTAAGACGGAGATCGCTCCTTGCAGAACCTTTTCTTTCCTGCATGAACTGGAAATGCTGCTGGAACATAACCTGATCAAGGGCGGAGACATCAATAATGCAATCATTATTGTGGACAAACCGATCACAGAAGGAGAAATGGACCATCTGGCCAAAGTATTCAAAAGAGATAAAGTAGAGGTTCAGAGCGGCGGCTATCTGAATAATCTGGAACTTCGGTTTCCTAACGAACCGGCCCGCCACAAATTATTGGATGTTGTAGGAGATTTAGCTCTGATCGGTTATCCCATCAAAGCAAGAATACTGGCGCATAGGCCGGGGCACAGCTCTAATGTGGCATTTGCGAAAACCATTAAGGCGCATATCAAACGTAATAAGCACATAAAGGATGTGCCGACCTACGATTATACCCAGCCTCCTATTTATACATTGGAGCATATAGAAAAGACGCTGCCCCATCGTTATCCGTTCTTACTGGTAGATAAGATCATTGACCTGACCGATACCTCAATTGTAGGTGTCAAAAATGTCACTTTTAATGAACAGTTCTTCCAGGGACATTTTCCCGGAAATCCGATCATGCCGGGCGTATTGCAGATTGAGGCCCTGGCGCAGACCGGCGGCATCCTATGCATCAATATGATGGGTGAGGGGGAATACGATACGTATTTCCTGAAAATAGACAATTGTAAATTTAAGCAGATGGTACGCCCCGGCGATACCCTGCTGCTTAAAATGGAGTTGAACAGCCCGATCCGCCGTGGCCTGTGCGACATGCATGGTACCGTATATGCTAACGGCAAGGTCGCTACAGAAGCAGACATGGTCGCTCAGGTGGTTCGCAGAAAGGATAAATAG
- the lpxD gene encoding UDP-3-O-(3-hydroxymyristoyl)glucosamine N-acyltransferase produces MQFTAQQIAGLINATIQGNPETVVSSFNNIEAATKGDLTFMGNPKYTEALLKTEASIVLIGKDMVPDSPIKATLLVVEDAYAAFATLLQIYQEMHVQGLKGIEEPAFVSESARLGENIYIGAFTYVNNRSSIGKNTKIYPGCYLGENVTIGENTIIYAGVKIYHDCMIGSNVIIHAGAVIGADGFGFVPDKQGIYKKIPQIGNVIIEDDVEIGANTCIDRATLTATIIRKGTKIDNLVQLAHNVEVGEHTGIAAQAGISGSTHIGKYNMIAGQVGIAGHLETPERFIATAQSGISKVSDIPGQMVGGSPAFAMRDHLKSSAIFRRLPELEKRIAELEKALSERKKD; encoded by the coding sequence ATGCAATTTACAGCGCAACAAATAGCTGGTTTAATAAATGCCACGATACAGGGCAACCCGGAAACGGTCGTCAGCAGCTTCAATAATATTGAAGCTGCCACTAAAGGGGATCTGACCTTTATGGGCAATCCTAAATACACGGAAGCCTTGCTAAAAACAGAAGCCTCCATTGTGCTGATCGGTAAAGATATGGTACCTGATAGCCCGATAAAGGCAACGCTGCTGGTGGTAGAAGATGCCTACGCGGCGTTTGCGACCTTACTGCAGATCTATCAGGAAATGCATGTCCAGGGCTTAAAAGGCATAGAGGAGCCGGCCTTTGTCTCTGAATCTGCCCGTCTGGGAGAGAATATCTATATCGGAGCCTTTACATACGTGAATAACAGAAGCTCAATCGGCAAGAACACCAAGATCTATCCCGGTTGTTATCTGGGAGAGAATGTTACCATAGGTGAGAATACAATCATCTATGCCGGTGTGAAGATCTATCACGACTGTATGATCGGCAGTAATGTCATTATTCATGCGGGCGCCGTCATCGGCGCCGACGGATTTGGGTTTGTACCGGATAAGCAGGGCATTTATAAAAAAATTCCGCAGATTGGCAATGTCATTATTGAAGACGATGTGGAGATCGGCGCGAATACCTGTATTGACAGGGCCACATTAACCGCCACGATCATCAGAAAAGGAACGAAGATCGACAATCTGGTGCAGTTAGCGCATAATGTGGAAGTGGGCGAGCATACGGGCATTGCGGCCCAGGCGGGTATCAGCGGCAGCACACATATCGGCAAGTATAATATGATCGCCGGACAAGTAGGTATTGCCGGTCACCTGGAGACCCCTGAGCGTTTTATCGCCACGGCCCAGAGCGGGATTTCCAAGGTAAGCGATATTCCCGGCCAAATGGTAGGCGGATCACCCGCCTTTGCCATGCGCGACCACTTGAAAAGCAGTGCGATATTCAGACGCTTACCCGAGCTGGAAAAACGCATCGCCGAGCTGGAAAAAGCCCTCAGCGAACGCAAAAAGGACTAA
- a CDS encoding HD domain-containing protein → MKKPTRKIINDPVHGFITINQPLIFKIIEHPYFQRLRRIKQMAMASLVYPGAVHTRLHHALGAYHLMCIAVSELKDKKIAITAEEELAVKCAILLHDIGHGPFSHALEHMLVRGVHHEDLSLQIMKALNEEFKGALDLTIAIFTDKYHKPFLHQLISGQLDMDRMDYLSRDSFFTGVSEGVIGYGRILKMLSVHDDQLVVEEKGIHSVEKFLIARRQMYWQVYLHKTVIAAEKMMVKILQRARYLYDSGDEQIILHSPLDYFFLEFTGEMDRASLDKFCQLDDGDIQSAIKKWSHHSDPVISRLSSNILNRKLFKCQLQGHPFDPEFILEKKEKARKKYHLTEDQVDYFVFTGDAVNTTYQIGDENILLMAKDGSVQEISLVENAIIQGALSMPVKKFYICFPKK, encoded by the coding sequence ATGAAAAAGCCCACGAGGAAGATCATCAATGATCCGGTACATGGTTTTATTACGATAAATCAACCATTGATTTTCAAAATCATCGAACATCCCTATTTTCAACGGCTGCGCCGGATCAAACAGATGGCCATGGCCAGCCTGGTCTATCCGGGGGCCGTCCACACGCGTCTGCACCATGCACTTGGCGCCTATCACCTGATGTGTATTGCTGTCAGTGAGTTGAAGGACAAGAAAATAGCGATCACAGCAGAAGAAGAACTGGCCGTAAAGTGTGCCATACTATTGCACGACATTGGTCATGGGCCCTTCTCCCACGCACTGGAGCATATGCTGGTAAGGGGTGTCCATCACGAGGATCTGAGTCTACAGATTATGAAAGCCTTAAATGAGGAGTTCAAGGGGGCACTGGATCTGACCATTGCCATCTTTACCGACAAATATCATAAGCCTTTTCTGCACCAACTGATCAGCGGGCAGCTGGATATGGATCGAATGGATTATTTATCCAGGGACAGCTTTTTCACCGGTGTCAGTGAGGGGGTCATCGGTTACGGCAGGATACTGAAAATGCTGTCTGTCCATGACGACCAGTTGGTCGTCGAAGAAAAGGGCATTCATAGCGTAGAAAAATTTCTGATCGCCAGAAGACAGATGTATTGGCAGGTCTACTTACACAAAACGGTTATCGCTGCCGAAAAAATGATGGTCAAGATCCTGCAGCGGGCCCGTTATCTATATGACAGCGGTGACGAACAAATAATACTGCATTCTCCGCTGGACTATTTTTTCCTGGAGTTTACCGGGGAAATGGACCGGGCTTCACTGGATAAATTCTGTCAGCTGGATGACGGAGATATTCAGTCTGCGATCAAAAAATGGAGCCATCATTCAGATCCTGTCATCAGCCGCCTAAGCAGTAACATCCTGAACAGAAAACTCTTTAAATGCCAGCTGCAAGGCCACCCTTTTGACCCTGAATTTATCCTGGAAAAAAAGGAGAAAGCCCGAAAGAAATATCATCTGACGGAAGACCAGGTGGACTACTTTGTATTTACCGGTGATGCCGTCAATACGACCTACCAGATCGGCGATGAGAACATCCTGCTGATGGCTAAAGATGGCAGTGTTCAGGAAATATCATTGGTAGAAAACGCTATCATTCAGGGCGCGCTTTCTATGCCTGTTAAAAAGTTCTACATTTGCTTTCCCAAAAAGTGA
- the ileS gene encoding isoleucine--tRNA ligase: MANKYKEFSKLDLPAVEQAMLKNWQEGKAFEKSITLREGAPSFVFYEGPPSANGMPGIHHVISRTIKDMVCRYKTMKGFQVRRKGGWDTHGLPVELGVEKELGITKEDIGKKITVEEYNKKCREAVLRYKDKWDQLTMQMGYWVDLKNPYITFDNKYIETLWWLLEKLYKKGYLYESISIQPYSPAAGTGLSSHELNQPGTYKDVKDTSATVIFNMVENEQSRALFEQSGGRPVGLMAWTTTPWTLPSNLGLTVGKNIDYALIDSFNPYTAAPIMVLVAQPLVGNYFKAEAENQDFETYQSGDKLIPWRQVASFKGKELEGVRYEQLLPFEANHTENPNAFKVMLGDFVTTEDGTGIVHTAPAFGADDYKVGQKYGIGILIMVDREGKFIDGMGHYSGRYVKDYKDAPDYVDVNVDICVELKQAGKAFKVEKYEHNYPHCWRTDKPILYYPLDAWFIKTTALKDRMVELNKTINWKPKSTGEGRFGNWLENMVDWNLSRSRFWGTPLPVWRTEDGKEERCIGSIDDLQAGIKEAADVLGGEVNVRFLNKGVLDLHKPYVDEIILLSASGKPMKRVPDLVDVWFDSGAMPFAQWHFPFENKEVFADNYPADFICEGVDQTRGWFYTLHAISAMLKEDVWEELKKDGLPVSEEKYPGLAYRTVVSNGLVLDKYGNKMSKRLGNTVDPFETIEKYSADATRWYLMTNASPWDNLKFDLAGIEEVQRKFFGTLYNTYQFFALYANLDGFSFKEAPIALEERPEIDRWILSVLHSLIEQVGTQMDDYEPTIAFRAIDSFVGEQLSNWYVRLCRRRFWKGDYEKDKISAYQTLYECLETLTRLMAPLSPFFSDELFRNLNAVTGRFTVESVHHSDFPVADSSKIDLALEERMQLAQDSASLILSLRKKENIIVRQPLQKVLIPVLDDRMQQQLSKVEDLIKSETNIKEVEYLKDDQGIIHKKIKADFKALGKRLGAKMKQVAGLIAQFSQQDIARLEKDGRLDLEVNGERIPIEKDDVVITAEDVPGWSVAGRGPLTVALDITITEDLKQEGMARIFVNRIQNIRKEEKFELTDRIQVEVLDNSKIKAALQRFNDYICSEILADKLSYVSDVKNGTEIDIDDNKLKIKVQKNS, translated from the coding sequence ATGGCAAATAAGTATAAAGAGTTTTCAAAATTGGATTTGCCCGCTGTGGAGCAAGCCATGCTGAAAAACTGGCAGGAAGGTAAAGCATTTGAAAAAAGTATCACACTTAGAGAAGGAGCACCCAGCTTCGTGTTTTATGAGGGGCCTCCCAGTGCCAATGGTATGCCTGGTATTCATCATGTCATCTCCAGAACGATCAAAGACATGGTTTGCCGTTATAAGACCATGAAAGGTTTCCAGGTGCGCCGTAAAGGTGGGTGGGATACCCATGGACTACCTGTAGAATTAGGGGTGGAAAAAGAACTCGGTATTACCAAGGAAGATATCGGTAAAAAGATCACCGTAGAAGAATATAATAAAAAATGCCGCGAGGCCGTACTGCGCTATAAGGATAAATGGGATCAGCTGACCATGCAGATGGGATATTGGGTAGATCTTAAGAATCCTTATATCACCTTTGATAATAAATATATTGAAACCTTATGGTGGCTACTGGAAAAGCTGTATAAAAAAGGCTATCTCTACGAGAGCATCAGTATACAGCCGTATTCGCCGGCTGCAGGCACCGGTCTGAGTTCTCATGAACTCAATCAGCCAGGCACCTATAAGGATGTAAAAGATACATCAGCGACTGTCATTTTCAATATGGTTGAAAATGAACAGTCCAGAGCGCTGTTTGAACAAAGCGGTGGTCGTCCGGTTGGTCTGATGGCCTGGACAACCACGCCCTGGACACTGCCCTCTAATCTGGGACTTACTGTTGGTAAAAATATCGACTATGCCCTGATTGACAGTTTTAATCCGTATACCGCGGCTCCTATCATGGTACTTGTTGCACAGCCGCTTGTGGGTAACTATTTTAAAGCGGAGGCGGAAAATCAAGACTTCGAAACGTATCAATCAGGTGATAAACTGATTCCCTGGCGTCAGGTGGCCAGCTTTAAGGGGAAAGAATTGGAAGGTGTCCGTTATGAACAATTGCTTCCCTTTGAGGCCAATCATACCGAAAACCCTAATGCATTTAAAGTGATGCTGGGTGATTTTGTTACCACAGAGGATGGTACCGGTATTGTTCATACCGCACCTGCTTTTGGTGCGGATGATTATAAGGTGGGGCAAAAGTATGGCATCGGCATACTGATCATGGTGGACCGGGAAGGGAAGTTCATTGATGGCATGGGACATTACAGTGGCCGCTATGTCAAGGATTATAAAGATGCACCCGACTATGTAGACGTGAACGTCGATATCTGCGTAGAATTGAAGCAGGCCGGCAAGGCGTTTAAAGTCGAGAAATATGAACACAATTATCCTCATTGCTGGAGAACGGATAAACCAATTCTTTATTACCCTTTAGATGCCTGGTTTATCAAGACGACAGCACTCAAGGACCGCATGGTGGAACTCAATAAGACGATCAATTGGAAACCTAAGTCCACCGGCGAGGGCCGTTTTGGTAACTGGCTGGAAAATATGGTCGACTGGAACCTCAGCCGCTCCCGTTTCTGGGGAACGCCACTACCCGTTTGGCGGACGGAGGACGGCAAGGAAGAACGTTGCATTGGTTCTATTGATGACCTGCAAGCCGGTATTAAAGAAGCCGCTGACGTATTGGGCGGTGAAGTGAATGTGAGGTTTCTGAATAAAGGTGTATTGGATCTGCATAAACCCTATGTAGATGAGATCATCCTTTTATCGGCTTCCGGCAAACCGATGAAGCGTGTGCCGGATCTGGTTGACGTATGGTTTGACAGTGGCGCCATGCCGTTTGCCCAGTGGCATTTCCCATTTGAGAATAAGGAGGTCTTCGCCGATAACTACCCGGCGGACTTTATCTGCGAAGGCGTGGATCAGACCAGAGGCTGGTTTTATACCCTGCATGCCATCAGCGCCATGCTGAAAGAGGACGTATGGGAAGAACTAAAAAAAGACGGACTGCCCGTTTCTGAAGAAAAATATCCCGGTCTCGCGTACCGGACTGTAGTGTCTAACGGTCTGGTGTTGGATAAATACGGCAACAAAATGTCTAAAAGATTAGGCAATACCGTAGACCCGTTTGAGACCATTGAAAAATACAGTGCAGATGCGACCAGATGGTATCTGATGACGAATGCGTCTCCCTGGGATAATCTTAAATTTGACTTAGCCGGTATTGAGGAAGTTCAAAGAAAATTCTTCGGCACCTTATATAATACTTATCAGTTCTTTGCGCTGTATGCCAATCTGGACGGGTTCTCTTTTAAAGAAGCTCCCATTGCCCTGGAAGAGCGCCCTGAAATCGACCGCTGGATTTTGTCTGTATTACATTCTCTTATTGAGCAGGTAGGCACCCAGATGGACGATTATGAGCCGACGATTGCCTTCAGGGCGATCGACAGTTTTGTTGGAGAGCAGCTCAGCAACTGGTATGTCAGACTCTGCAGAAGGCGTTTCTGGAAAGGCGATTATGAAAAAGATAAGATATCTGCCTATCAGACCTTGTATGAATGCCTGGAGACACTGACCCGGCTTATGGCACCGCTTTCACCGTTTTTCAGCGATGAACTCTTCCGGAACCTGAATGCGGTAACCGGAAGGTTCACGGTTGAGAGTGTACACCACAGCGATTTTCCGGTAGCAGACAGCTCTAAGATTGATCTGGCACTGGAAGAAAGAATGCAGCTGGCACAGGACAGTGCTTCTCTGATCCTTTCCTTACGCAAGAAAGAGAACATCATTGTCCGTCAGCCCTTACAGAAGGTGCTGATTCCGGTACTCGATGACAGGATGCAGCAGCAGTTGTCCAAGGTTGAGGATCTGATCAAATCGGAGACCAATATTAAAGAAGTAGAATACCTGAAAGATGATCAGGGCATCATTCATAAGAAGATCAAGGCAGATTTTAAAGCCCTGGGTAAACGTCTGGGCGCTAAGATGAAGCAGGTCGCAGGACTGATTGCTCAGTTCTCCCAGCAAGATATCGCCCGTCTGGAAAAGGATGGCAGGCTGGATCTGGAAGTGAATGGTGAACGGATACCGATTGAAAAAGATGACGTAGTGATTACGGCGGAAGATGTGCCCGGCTGGAGTGTTGCCGGACGTGGTCCGTTGACGGTAGCCCTGGATATTACCATTACGGAGGATTTAAAACAGGAAGGGATGGCCAGGATATTCGTCAACCGCATTCAGAATATCCGTAAGGAAGAGAAATTTGAATTGACCGACCGTATCCAGGTAGAAGTGCTTGATAATAGTAAAATTAAAGCCGCACTGCAAAGATTTAATGATTATATTTGTTCTGAAATATTGGCAGATAAATTGTCATATGTTTCAGATGTTAAAAACGGAACGGAAATTGATATTGACGATAATAAGCTAAAAATCAAGGTCCAAAAAAACAGTTAA
- a CDS encoding TraR/DksA family transcriptional regulator: MAIKKPVKKKVAPLKEVKVPKTSVKTSKPYAPNYQPLEERKAADGANELMIRYSDAELEEFRVLINKKLADASREVAYLQGIITRKDDMGGDVDGRYMTMEDGTVSMEREQMSQMVSRQISFIDNLKKALIRIENKTYGVCRVTGKLIDKARLRAVPHATLSLEAKLGIVKPKEQN; this comes from the coding sequence GTGGCAATAAAGAAACCGGTAAAGAAGAAGGTGGCACCGCTTAAAGAGGTAAAAGTACCGAAGACAAGTGTAAAGACCAGTAAACCTTATGCACCTAATTATCAGCCCCTGGAAGAAAGAAAGGCGGCCGATGGGGCTAATGAACTGATGATCCGTTATTCAGATGCGGAGCTGGAAGAGTTCAGGGTACTCATCAATAAGAAGCTGGCAGATGCCAGTCGTGAAGTAGCTTACTTACAGGGTATCATTACCCGTAAAGACGATATGGGGGGTGATGTTGACGGTCGTTATATGACCATGGAAGACGGAACCGTCAGCATGGAAAGAGAGCAGATGTCACAGATGGTCAGCCGTCAGATCTCTTTTATCGATAACCTGAAAAAGGCGCTGATCCGTATCGAGAACAAAACCTATGGTGTATGCCGGGTAACGGGTAAACTGATTGATAAGGCCCGACTGCGGGCTGTTCCGCATGCGACCTTGAGCCTGGAGGCTAAACTGGGTATCGTTAAACCAAAAGAACAGAATTAA